In the Arachis ipaensis cultivar K30076 chromosome B04, Araip1.1, whole genome shotgun sequence genome, CGACACCTTTTAAGTTTTTGCTGGAGTTTGAACATTGGAGAGCCATCACATTCCATCGTCTAGGTATCTTTTACCAGTGCCACTACCTCCTCCTTATCACACCATCTCTCCTGAAATTGAAACCTTCTCTTAGGCTTTGGGGCATCTGAATCGGAAACCAACAGCAAAGGTTTATGATCTAAACCTGTGTCATTAAGGTGTGCCACCAAACCTCTTGGGTAAACTTCTCTCCAAGTGCTTGAACTTAACATCCGGTCCAACCTTTCTTtaatgaaattatccccaaaatgCTTGTTTGACCAAGTGAATTTGGGTCCCTCATACCCCCAAGTTAACCAACCCATCCTcattaataaaattattgaaGCTTCTAATTGATGATGCAGATTTTATGTGCCCGCCTTCCTTTTCATGGTATGCCTTGATTGCATTAAAGTCCCATCACCACTATGTGCTCACTAGCTAATGCAATAATATCCAAAATAGCTTGAAACTGGTCCTCTCTCTGGCTCTCCTTTGTATGTAAATGAACGCCTATCACTTTTCAGATTCTCTGCTCTTTGGGATCTATCATACTGAAGTGAATATAGAACTCCCATGACCCTTTATTTGTAATTCCACTTCCTACTTCCACCCCACCAGCATTCCACCCGCTCGTCCTCTAGGTTCGACACAAAATAGGTTTTTAAAACCTATGGTGTTCATCACTCGCTCCACATTCGAGGTAGTGTTTTTTGTTTCACACAGAAACACTACCTCGGGGGAATGGGCCGTGCACAACCCTTTCATGTTGTGAACCGTTAGGGGTTTTCTCGAACCCCGACAGTtccacatcatcatcttcatgGGCACCTAGGTGCCTCTTGTAGGCTGGCACCCTCTCCCATTCCAGCAACAATCAATTCAACTGGACACATCTTCTTCTTCCCCACTTCCTTCATCTTTCCTTCAGCACTTCTTTTAATCCCCAAAATTATTTTTGCTGTTTGAGCTTTACGAGATAGTTTCTTCAATGATTACTTCCTATCTTTATTCAGAGTTTCTACACTTATCTCATTCGATTCACATTGTTGTTGCAGGCTTTCTTCATGACTTCCACATGGCAGCTTGTTATCACCACTAAAGTTGTCTGCAGTCTTTTCCGAGCTGAGATTCTACTCTCCCCTGCTTTCCTCCTTCCTAACCAGTAACGACTATAGCCGCTGCCATACTCTGAActttctcctcctcttcttcctcccatGTCCTCCGATCCCCTTTAACAGAGAGATTGGCCAATCCTTTAAGTAAATTGATAGGAGTTGGATTTTTAGATTTGGATCCTCCCCCTCTCTCTTTACTCATAGTTCTAAGATTGCCACTCTCTTTCTGATCTCCAATTCTTCTACCCGCTAGCTCTGCTCGTAGCCATTCCCCCATCTCTCCTCCTCTACCTCTCTTTCAAAAGCCGCTTTCACTTGTTCGTTATAGTTTTTAACATCATGGCCAATAAAACCACAATAATTGTAGAAAGTTTCTATTCTCTCATACATTAGCTGCAGTTCAATCACTTTTTGGTTTGGCCCTACCACCTTAATAATTCTCCTTAGCGGCTTCGTTACATCCATCTGAACTTGTACTTTAAAAACTTTCTCTTCTCTCTAGCGCATTTGAAAGAGGTCTGAATCGATCACATCCCCATATGCCCTTCCGATCTTCCTCCCTAACTCCTTTATTTTGCAATATTCCGGTAATCCCCATAATTAAATCCAAATAGGGACATTAGCAAAATCCTTATCTTCCAGCGTTTCACCCTGTTTCCATCCTCTTATATTGATAATGAAATTTTTGAATAGCCATGATGCACCATTCTCCACTCTTACTGCGTCAATTTCATtatcaaaatataattaaaaaatattatcccCATGACTTTGCACCTTAAACCCTTTAGGATGGCCCCAAATTACGTACATTGCAGATTTCATAATCCCTGCACTAAACGATCGATCAGCCATTACTCTACCCATCAAGCTTCTCGAGCATTTATCAATCTCTGTTCTAATATCTGCATCATCAAATCCTATTATCTCTTCCTCCTCATTTAAAGAATGCCCCTGCTGTTGTACTGCAGGTTAAGCTTGGCTTCCCATGGTCAATGGTGTTTACCATATTAAACAAAGTCAATGACTAACTcagaatttaaaaattaagatttttcCAAAAGCCCTAGTAGAGCACGTTACTAAACCCTAGAGGGCAcgttaattaaatatatattaaaaattaaaaaatataaaatatactacttttaaataaaaaaattaagatataattatactaacaaatataTTTATGTGTGGTTATCTTTATCCTTCTATgacatataaaataaaatatcatgAATCTTATACATATATAAATTGAATATTTGATATTTCATTTTGTATATGACTCGTGTTATAATTGCATAGGATTATAAGACNNNNNNNNNNNNNNNNNNNNNNNNNttgaatatatttttatttttatatattaattttattacaATTCGATTATTCCGGTTGAACCATAATTCAACATTTAAACCACTAAACCAACAGCTACAATAATTCTACTACCGGTTTGGTTTTCATGAGATAAACACCTCACCTAAAAAATTTACCAAACCTAATATTGCAGCTAAGCATGATTATATACAAATCATCCTCACTGGGAGTGGGAGGAGGAGCTAGTGGAATAAGGACCAAAATGGAGGAGCTCCTTGGAACGCAACCATGGCTTTACCACCACCACCGAATTGAACATCTTTGGAACGCCATTCTCCCTCTTCGTGGTGGCCGAAATCTTCAAGTAGTACTTCATCCCTGACACCACTTGTTGCTTTGCCTCCACCACCTCCCCAAACTGCAGCTTCTCTTGACCGTGATCTTCCTCACCGCCATTAAAGGAAATCTGCCATAGCCTCAAACCCTCGTTGTATTTCTCCACCGCGAACTTCCCTAGCTCCTGCACCTCCTTGTTCGCTTTCACGTCGGCAATCTCCGTAGCCCGGCCGACCATCGTCCGGCAAGACGCTGTAGAAAGGAGGCAGAGGGAGGTGAAGAGGATTGTAAGTGTCACCGCCGCCATATTTTGAAAGAACACAAAATCAAGAAAGCAAAACGCAGAGGCTTTTGCCGTTTTGGTTGTTTATGAAGAGTTTTACTGTTTTAGTAGCTCAGTGAGAGAAAgtgtgttgtgttgtgttgtgttgtgttgtgaATAAAAAGGGGAAGAGGATGGCGGTATATATAGTGTGGTTTGAGTTTGGAGGGAGGTGGGTTTGGTTTGGACACGTAAGTAGTGGGAAGAACCAATAATTGAGAGATGAGATTAGGTGGAAATGGAAGAGAAGGGAAAACGGACGGTGTGCCGCGTATGTTATGGGAAACAAAAACTATGGTCTCGGTCATCACTGGGAGGGAGGCACGAACTTCTTTGGAGTTTTGCATGTGATTATGTGATGAAGGGGAAAATGTTTCTGAACATTGAAATATATTTACGGGGACCATCTTAAACAACATAAATAAttatcaatcaaataaaaatatattacatcctaatttaatattactaattaaatttaagattaatttactcttttaatctTATTAATTCATATTGTTCacatattattcaaaaaaataattctCCACATATAAGtgtttttttatacaagtctttatAAGTCATTTATATTAACACGCTTCGAACCTTTATTGCACATtttcactgcaccttcttcttctttttgctgcacgttcttcttcctcttcctcttcttcttcttcttttcttttgtttcttaccttctctttctccttcttcatttacgtgcttttctctctgttttctttcttcgttattctcgatttccattattttttgacatcaaattctgaaatcgtttttgaagaagaagaagtagcagaagatgaggaggagaaagagaaagagttctgaattatgcataacgtgtacttcaacgaattttgggtgtatttcttaaatcttttgggtgtagttttgtaatcctttgggtgaatttctgtaaccgtttgggtgtatttctgtaatcctttgggtgtatttctgtaatcgtttg is a window encoding:
- the LOC107637492 gene encoding cysteine proteinase inhibitor 4, with protein sequence MAAVTLTILFTSLCLLSTASCRTMVGRATEIADVKANKEVQELGKFAVEKYNEGLRLWQISFNGGEEDHGQEKLQFGEVVEAKQQVVSGMKYYLKISATTKRENGVPKMFNSVVVVKPWLRSKELLHFGPYSTSSSSHSQ